One Camelina sativa cultivar DH55 chromosome 3, Cs, whole genome shotgun sequence genomic window carries:
- the LOC104778997 gene encoding uncharacterized protein LOC104778997 codes for MGKRNCKSKYRSETPDPLDITSPRSRELPYGSIQARRDSDVQDTNQTRAMFPKRSPHHIEVSNSPDNVHNGTNYGTWIVAMTTSIEAKNKLGFIDGSIVKPDEDDPYCKIWSRCNSMVKSWLLNSVTPKIYTSILYTKTASDIWKDLHTRFHKSNLPRLYKLRHRIHSLRQGSMTLSSYHTQTQSLWAELSSLQATAHSVEALIAERETNRVIDFLMGLNDNYDTVRSQIPMKKTLPTMSEVYNLLDQEDSQKSARLPSHTSVDPTAFQVSNTQVQFNVVTLGQGQQYGGDSVNQRKDKPVCTFCGRSGHIAERCYKRVGYPAHFKLKHKGSVLALANVAIGETSETLSASSDDLTPTQIQQLMSYLSTKLQSSSTITKPEVHSVLVSKPFSSTVFPISGKFDPSILCSFSGNVRPYACSVNSNAIAINAWVVDS; via the exons ATGGGGAAGCGAAATTGCAAATCGAAGTACAGATCTGAGACGCCGGATCCACTAGATATTACATCGCCGAGATCTCGCGAGCTACCATATGGTTCGATTCAAGCTCGTCGTGACTCCGATGTTCAGGATACTAACCAAACTCGAGCGATGTTCCCCAAACGTTCTCCACATCACATCGAGGTATCCAATTCACCTGATAATGTTCATA ACGGAACTAATTATGGAACCTGGATTGTGGCTATGACTACGAGTATAGAGGCTAAGAACAAACTCGGTTTCATTGACGGCTCTATTGTTAAACCTGATGAAGATGATCCATATTGCAAAATCTGGTCTAGATGTAATAGCATGGTCAAGTCCTGGTTGCTGAATAGTGTTACTCCGAAGATCTACACAAGTATCCTCTACACCAAAACAGCTTCGGATATTTGGAAAGATCTACACACACGATTTCACAAGTCAAATTTGCCAAGACTTTACAAACTTCGCCATCGGATTCACTCTCTACGTCAGGGCAGTATGACTCTCTCCTCCTATCACACACAGACTCAGTCTTTATGGGCAGAATTGAGCAGTCTCCAAGCTACAGCTCACTCTGTTGAAGCTTTGATTGCTGAAAGAGAAACTAATCGTGTCATAGATTTTCTGATGGGCCTCAATGATAACTATGATACGGTTAGGAGTCAGATTCCGATGAAGAAAACTCTGCCTACTATGTCTGAAGTTTATAATCTGCTTGATCAAGAGGATAGTCAGAAGTCAGCTCGTCTTCCTTCTCATACTAGTGTTGATCCGACTGCTTTTCAGGTATCCAACACTCAAGTTCAGTTTAATGTTGTTACTTTAGGACAAGGTCAACAATATGGTGGTGACTCAGTGAATCAGAGGAAAGACAAACCTGTTTGTACCTTCTGTGGTAGATCTGGACATATTGCTGAGCGATGTTACAAAAGAGTTGGTTATCCAGCTCACTTCAAGTTGAAGCATAAAGGATCCGTCCTTGCTTTGGCTAATGTGGCTATCGGTGAAACTTCAGAAACTCTCAGTGCTTCATCTGATGATCTAACTCCAACACAGATTCAACAGCTTATGTCATACCTTAGCACCAAGCTTCAGTCTTCAAGCACCATCACCAAACCTGAAGTTCACTCTGTCTTAGTTTCCAAACCTTTTTCTTCAACAGTTTTCCCCATTTCCGGTAAGTTTGATCCCTCTATCCTATGTTCTTTTTCCGGAAATGTTAGGCCTTATGCATGTTCTGTTAATAGCAACGCTATTGCTATTAATGCTTGGGTTGTGGATTCTTGA
- the LOC104777156 gene encoding phosphatase IMPL1, chloroplastic — protein MGRSLIFSGNMSMRISHIPRSSSLPLQNPFSCRTVTGHGSSWRILLSNSLSKSTTRLQTKAVVSEVSDQTRYPRIGAKSTGTISPAHLLEVVELAAKTGAEVVMEAVNKPRNITYKGLTDLVTDTDKASEAAILEVVKKNFSDHLILGEEGGIIGDSASDYLWCIDPLDGTTNFAHGYPSFAVSVGVLYRGTPAAASVVEFVGGPMCWNTRTFSATAGGGALCNGQKIHVSKTDAVERALLITGFGYEHDDAWSTNMELFKEFTDVSRGVRRLGAAAVDMCHVALGIADSYWEYRLKPWDMAAGVLIVEEAGGAVTRMDGGKFSVFDRSVLVSNGILHSKLLERIAPATENLKSKGIDFSLWFKPEDYHTEH, from the exons ATGGGAAGGTCTCTAATTTTCTCGGGGAACATGTCAATGAGAATCTCTCACATACCCAGATCATCATCGCTTCCGTTGCAAAACCCATTTTCATGCCGGACAGTAACCGGACATGGGTCAAGTTGGAGGATATTATTGTCTAATAGCTTGAGCAAGTCCACGACGAGGCTTCAAACAAAAGCTGTTGTCTCTGAAGTTTCTGATCAGACGCGTTATCCCAGAATCGGCGCTAAATCCACCGGAACTATATCGCCGGCACATCTCCTAGAAGTCGTTGAACTCGCCGCTAAAACCGGCGCCGAG GTTGTCATGGAAGCTGTGAATAAGCCTAGGAATATCACTTATAAAGGTCTCACTGACTTGGTAACTGA TACTGATAAAGCAAGCGAGGCTGCTATTTTGGAAGTAGTGAAAAAGAATTTTAGTGATCATCTTattcttggtgaagaaggaggtatCATCGGCGATTCGGCTTCTGATTACCTCTGGTGCATTGATCCTCTAG ATGGAACAACAAATTTTGCTCATGGATATCCCAGTTTTGCTGTTTCTGTGGGTGTTCTGTATCGTGGAACTCCCGCTGCTGCTTCTGTG GTAGAGTTTGTAGGTGGTCCAATGTGTTGGAACACTCGAACCTTTTCTGCAACTGCAG GTGGTGGAGCATTGTGTAACGGGCAAAAAATTCATGTCAGTAAAACTGATGCT GTGGAGAGAGCACTTCTTATCACAGGGTTTGGGTATGAACATGATGATGCATGGAGTACTAACATGGAATTGTTCAAAGAGTTCACTGATGTGAGTCGGGGAGTGCGGAGACTTGGTGCTGCAGcagttgacatgtgtcacgtgGCACTTGGGATTGCAGATTCATACTGGGAGTACCGTTTAAAGCCATGGGATATGGCAGCTGGTGTTCTT ATAGTTGAGGAAGCTGGAGGAGCTGTGACTCGAATGGACGGCGGGAAGTTTTCTGTGTTTGATAGATCTGTTTTGGTGTCCAATGGCATTCTTCACTCTAAG CTTCTGGAGAGAATCGCCCCCGCAACTGAGAATTTGAAGTCGAAAGGAATCGATTTCTCGCTGTGGTTTAAGCCAGAAGATTATCACACGGAACATTAA